Proteins co-encoded in one Kutzneria chonburiensis genomic window:
- a CDS encoding helix-turn-helix transcriptional regulator, with amino-acid sequence MHSPPDLRPIGREAECARVVAAVSEGRREFRALLVLGGVGSGKTAVLATGIADATAQGTRVLHVRANAAEAEVPFGALHQLLAVLGNQPAWSEVAGEDVAAALVEAGLEAPLLLAVDDAEHLDRHSARLLGHIGRHTSAVPITLLISARRPPVGIGTTMPVLQLSRLTDADAARLADAQPHRPSGRTRLRILREAAGNPLAIVELCRAHAGGRGFTRIRQMLDVCSAGLPDRTRSLVLRAATGATAVTPADLMDWKPAETAGLVRLEHGEVRFEHPLAATACYWRATAAERQQAHLDIARDGATPADRQAWHLGQACLASDETVAAALEATAPEQDACAEAEALQRAAECSPEPAQQVRRYLGAMAAADRLGAPAWVRELHTELLARTDDPQALNQAARHVGQALSLAGRQREAFAHLHSRVSSDGIPVLSEIAFRSGLPDQRTAVAELLPDIPDQIAQAVVRVRTEPWRALELTDLPVPAEPSRSWLTAVGEIAWYADESAACVSHLAPVFTELVEQDGVELTGPWVLHLMQALLDTGAWDTAATMLTTLANFAGAREIVASQVWVAALRGELAAKRGAPAPNVMDCAWRIVPTEENRAGTAMLRRAAGLAALAVGDCGMAYRHLRALFGADVTPLHPALSHRSIVELVEAGVRVGEHRECARLLGALQEQPEMTARQRLRLGHAAALLGDGPDTEGYFVSAVANPRADQWPFDHALAQLHFAEWLRRQRRSVEARPLFTTALETFSELGAALLVHRTRGELRACGGDDEESGNDRLSVLSAQQRRVVQLVATGMRNQDVAARLLLSARTVDSHLREAYAKLGISNRHQLRSVVEC; translated from the coding sequence ATGCACAGCCCGCCCGACCTGCGCCCGATCGGGCGAGAGGCCGAGTGCGCGCGGGTTGTCGCCGCGGTGTCCGAGGGGCGGAGGGAATTCCGTGCACTGCTCGTCCTGGGCGGCGTCGGGTCCGGCAAGACGGCCGTGCTGGCGACGGGCATCGCCGACGCAACCGCGCAGGGTACCCGGGTGCTGCACGTGCGGGCGAACGCCGCCGAGGCCGAGGTGCCGTTCGGGGCCCTGCATCAGCTGCTGGCCGTCCTCGGCAATCAGCCGGCGTGGTCCGAGGTGGCCGGCGAGGACGTCGCCGCCGCGCTGGTCGAGGCCGGCCTGGAGGCTCCCCTGCTGCTGGCCGTCGACGACGCGGAGCACCTCGACCGGCACTCGGCCCGGCTGCTCGGCCACATCGGCCGGCACACCAGCGCCGTCCCGATCACCCTGCTGATCTCGGCCCGGCGGCCGCCGGTCGGCATCGGGACGACCATGCCGGTGCTCCAGCTGTCCCGGCTGACCGATGCCGACGCGGCCCGGCTGGCCGATGCGCAGCCCCACCGGCCCAGCGGGCGGACCCGGCTGCGAATCCTGCGCGAGGCCGCCGGCAATCCCCTGGCGATTGTCGAATTGTGCCGTGCCCACGCCGGTGGCCGGGGATTCACACGGATCCGACAAATGCTCGACGTTTGCAGCGCGGGTCTGCCGGACCGAACCCGTTCGCTGGTGCTCCGCGCCGCGACGGGCGCCACCGCCGTCACCCCGGCGGACCTCATGGACTGGAAGCCGGCCGAGACCGCCGGGCTGGTCCGACTCGAGCACGGCGAGGTCCGCTTCGAGCATCCCCTTGCCGCGACGGCATGTTACTGGCGGGCGACCGCCGCTGAACGTCAACAGGCTCACCTGGACATCGCTCGTGACGGCGCCACGCCGGCCGATCGCCAGGCGTGGCACCTGGGGCAGGCGTGTCTGGCGAGCGACGAGACAGTCGCGGCGGCCCTGGAGGCCACGGCGCCGGAGCAGGACGCTTGTGCGGAGGCCGAAGCGCTGCAACGCGCCGCCGAGTGCAGTCCCGAACCGGCGCAGCAGGTACGCCGGTATCTCGGCGCGATGGCCGCGGCGGACCGGCTCGGCGCGCCGGCGTGGGTGCGTGAACTGCACACCGAACTGCTGGCCCGTACTGACGATCCACAGGCGTTGAACCAGGCCGCCCGGCACGTCGGACAGGCGCTGTCGCTGGCCGGGCGACAGCGGGAGGCGTTCGCCCACCTGCACAGCCGCGTGTCCTCGGACGGGATCCCGGTGTTGAGTGAGATCGCCTTCCGGTCCGGTCTGCCGGATCAGCGGACGGCGGTGGCGGAGTTGCTGCCGGACATCCCCGACCAGATCGCGCAGGCGGTCGTGCGGGTACGCACCGAGCCTTGGCGTGCCCTGGAGCTGACCGACCTGCCGGTACCGGCCGAGCCGTCGCGTTCCTGGTTGACGGCCGTCGGCGAGATCGCCTGGTACGCCGACGAAAGCGCGGCCTGCGTCTCGCATCTGGCGCCGGTCTTCACCGAACTGGTCGAGCAGGACGGCGTCGAGCTCACCGGGCCGTGGGTGTTACACCTGATGCAGGCGCTGCTGGACACCGGGGCATGGGACACGGCCGCCACCATGCTGACGACACTGGCGAACTTCGCCGGGGCACGAGAAATCGTGGCGTCACAGGTCTGGGTCGCGGCGCTGCGCGGTGAACTCGCGGCGAAGCGCGGCGCACCCGCGCCGAACGTCATGGATTGCGCATGGCGAATTGTCCCCACCGAGGAAAACCGTGCCGGCACGGCAATGCTGCGCCGTGCGGCCGGCCTCGCCGCGCTGGCCGTCGGCGACTGCGGCATGGCGTATCGCCACTTGCGGGCGTTGTTCGGCGCGGACGTCACGCCGCTGCACCCTGCCCTCAGCCACCGCTCGATCGTCGAACTCGTGGAGGCCGGCGTGCGCGTCGGCGAGCACCGCGAATGCGCCCGTCTCCTTGGCGCGCTACAAGAGCAGCCCGAGATGACCGCCCGCCAGCGACTTCGGCTGGGCCACGCGGCCGCGCTGCTCGGCGACGGCCCGGACACCGAAGGGTATTTCGTGTCGGCCGTGGCGAATCCGCGGGCCGACCAGTGGCCGTTCGACCACGCGTTGGCCCAGCTGCACTTCGCGGAGTGGCTGCGCCGCCAGCGGCGCAGCGTGGAGGCCCGCCCGCTGTTCACCACCGCACTTGAGACGTTCAGCGAGCTCGGCGCGGCGCTGCTCGTGCACCGGACCCGCGGCGAGTTGCGTGCCTGTGGCGGGGACGACGAGGAGAGCGGAAACGACCGCCTGTCAGTGCTTTCGGCGCAGCAGCGCCGGGTGGTGCAGCTCGTGGCGACCGGTATGCGCAACCAGGATGTGGCCGCTCGCCTGCTGCTCTCCGCCCGCACGGTGGACTCCCACCTTCGCGAGGCCTACGCGAAGCTCGGGATCAGCAACCGCCATCAGCTCCGTTCGGTGGTGGAGTGCTGA
- a CDS encoding helix-turn-helix transcriptional regulator gives MATACASRLVGRDRELGRIKSIVDGSPASLLVLGDIGTGRSTLLELAAEHAAAGNRAVAALRGRPLEHDRPFTALHRLLRQLLSDARATGMKPPWAFEPTLDLPDDPALVRSAALSIVDAATSRSPLVVVIDDAHRLDQPSLDAIAFVQRHIGGRPLTVVLSAVGEATPPAVDATIPTMVLEPLPLDASARLLDSRPGAPTGLARRHILVRAQGNPLTLVELGALHAVGHDVYTSLPDRARLFLDEIGRLPEQTRALLTYAAAAHGRPRLAVIARAAGVKLRLADWAAAEQSGVVTIVAEHVVFTHPLARMAALHAATEEGMRRAHSDLADVTADDPGARAWHLAHAGADRAEAAAELEAAADLATGELLEATCAYVAAARRSDDPDERRRRYTKATTAAGRLGDPGWARELAAVLRATTDDRESLAVAACACARALSQLSHQHAAFAEVSPALAETPPRSLLMASLLAVAASIAFHSGDPAHRAAVSRLLHNVRTGPGHLSGDLVIYARAAIAPGRLPAESRRRIEYACRTSTSPTQLLALGTAAWHADESELAVELFQQGFANARTREQRGEFLDCFPAMISALIDTGRWREADAMIRYGQHVATVARADRLHVEVTALRALLTAYRGDGDAATALLDDVWHQVDLDDNRSVHALVLIAAGAAALTSGNPENAYLHLRALFDADGSPRHHFLSPRAIGQLAIAAWRSGRVDRAAPVLAAVRTCAGPRPTVRMTLLIHHAAALIDGDRTAEKHFRAALRLPVSQRWPLSRALAVMDMSEWLRKHHRPVEARPLLAEAVESFTRLEASALAFRARAHLRAAGVAGGPVATGDFSALTRQQQRVARLAADGLRNREIADRMHLSPRTVAQHLYATYAKLGITGRSGLRDVIPFDGAAGE, from the coding sequence ATGGCCACCGCCTGCGCCAGCCGCCTTGTCGGCCGCGACCGGGAACTGGGCCGCATCAAGTCCATTGTGGACGGCTCGCCCGCGTCACTGCTGGTGCTCGGCGACATCGGCACCGGCCGGTCGACGTTGCTGGAACTCGCGGCTGAGCACGCGGCAGCCGGGAATCGGGCCGTGGCGGCCCTTCGCGGCCGACCGCTGGAGCACGATCGGCCGTTCACCGCCCTGCACCGGTTGCTCCGCCAGCTGCTCTCGGACGCGCGGGCGACGGGCATGAAGCCGCCGTGGGCCTTCGAACCGACACTCGACCTGCCGGACGACCCGGCGCTCGTGCGCAGCGCTGCACTGTCCATCGTGGACGCTGCCACCAGCCGTTCGCCGCTGGTCGTGGTGATCGACGACGCCCACCGGCTCGACCAGCCGTCCCTCGATGCCATCGCGTTCGTCCAGCGGCACATCGGCGGGCGGCCGCTCACTGTTGTGTTGAGTGCCGTCGGCGAGGCCACCCCGCCCGCCGTCGATGCCACCATCCCCACGATGGTGCTGGAGCCGTTACCCCTGGACGCCAGCGCCCGGCTGCTCGACAGCAGGCCCGGCGCACCGACGGGCCTGGCGCGACGTCACATCCTCGTTCGCGCGCAAGGCAATCCGCTTACCCTCGTCGAGCTCGGCGCGCTACACGCGGTCGGCCATGACGTGTACACCTCGCTGCCGGATCGGGCCCGGCTCTTTCTGGACGAGATCGGCCGACTGCCCGAGCAGACGCGCGCACTGCTGACCTATGCCGCCGCCGCGCACGGCCGTCCGAGGCTGGCGGTGATCGCCCGGGCGGCCGGCGTCAAGCTGCGGCTGGCCGACTGGGCGGCGGCCGAGCAGTCAGGCGTGGTGACCATCGTCGCCGAGCACGTCGTGTTCACCCACCCGCTGGCTCGGATGGCGGCGCTGCACGCGGCCACCGAGGAGGGGATGCGCCGCGCGCACAGCGACCTCGCGGACGTGACGGCCGACGATCCCGGCGCGCGAGCCTGGCACCTGGCCCACGCCGGCGCCGACCGGGCCGAGGCCGCGGCTGAGCTCGAAGCCGCCGCCGACCTGGCCACCGGCGAGCTGTTGGAAGCGACCTGCGCGTACGTGGCCGCGGCCCGGCGCAGTGACGACCCGGACGAGCGAAGACGCCGCTACACCAAGGCAACCACCGCGGCCGGCCGGCTGGGCGATCCAGGCTGGGCCCGTGAACTGGCCGCGGTGCTCCGGGCGACCACCGACGACCGTGAGTCGCTCGCGGTCGCCGCCTGCGCCTGCGCGCGAGCGCTTTCCCAGTTGTCCCACCAACACGCCGCTTTCGCGGAGGTGTCGCCGGCCTTGGCCGAGACACCGCCCCGAAGCCTGCTCATGGCGTCGCTGCTGGCGGTCGCGGCCTCGATCGCCTTCCATTCCGGGGATCCGGCGCACCGGGCTGCCGTATCTCGACTGCTGCACAACGTCCGCACCGGGCCCGGCCACCTGAGCGGCGACTTGGTGATCTACGCCAGGGCGGCGATCGCGCCGGGGCGGCTGCCGGCCGAATCGCGCCGTCGGATCGAGTACGCCTGCCGGACGTCGACCAGCCCGACACAGCTGCTGGCGCTGGGCACCGCGGCCTGGCACGCGGACGAGTCGGAACTGGCCGTCGAACTCTTCCAGCAGGGCTTCGCCAACGCGCGCACGCGCGAGCAGCGCGGCGAGTTCCTCGACTGCTTCCCGGCGATGATCTCCGCGCTGATCGACACCGGCCGCTGGCGCGAGGCGGACGCGATGATCCGGTACGGACAGCATGTCGCGACCGTGGCGCGGGCCGACCGGCTGCACGTCGAGGTGACCGCGCTGCGAGCCTTGTTGACGGCCTACCGCGGCGACGGCGACGCGGCGACGGCCCTGCTCGACGACGTGTGGCATCAGGTCGACCTGGACGACAACCGGTCCGTGCACGCGCTTGTGCTGATTGCCGCGGGCGCGGCCGCGCTGACCTCGGGCAATCCGGAAAACGCTTACCTCCACCTGCGGGCCCTGTTCGACGCGGACGGCAGTCCGCGGCACCACTTCCTGTCCCCACGGGCGATCGGTCAGCTGGCGATCGCCGCGTGGCGATCGGGCCGGGTCGACCGGGCGGCGCCGGTGCTCGCCGCCGTGCGCACCTGCGCCGGCCCGCGGCCCACGGTTCGCATGACGTTGCTCATCCACCACGCCGCCGCGTTGATCGACGGCGATCGCACCGCCGAGAAGCACTTCCGCGCGGCTCTGCGCCTGCCGGTGTCCCAGCGTTGGCCGTTGTCCCGTGCCCTCGCCGTGATGGACATGTCCGAGTGGCTGCGCAAACACCACCGCCCGGTCGAGGCCCGTCCGCTGCTGGCCGAGGCCGTCGAGTCCTTCACCCGGTTGGAGGCCAGCGCCCTGGCTTTTCGCGCTCGCGCTCACCTTCGAGCCGCGGGTGTGGCCGGCGGGCCCGTCGCCACCGGAGACTTCTCCGCACTCACCCGACAGCAGCAGCGCGTCGCCCGGCTCGCCGCTGACGGCCTGCGCAACCGTGAGATCGCGGACCGGATGCACCTGTCGCCGCGCACGGTCGCGCAACACCTGTACGCGACCTACGCCAAACTGGGTATCACCGGCCGCAGCGGCCTGCGCGACGTCATTCCGTTCGACGGCGCGGCCGGGGAGTGA
- a CDS encoding LuxR family transcriptional regulator — protein sequence MRQILDQLDAADGGGDLDDTADSSSAIAELGHDSSDLANERVYDRLLRATAKRPLLIAVDDINYVDSPSRRFLRFLARRLKGTCIRLAMAERTGHAVSYCDDLRTDVLRLPYTSVVRLWLLGRKQIARRITEHLPQLPASLPAPATKQLAGDIHDLTGGNPLLVDLLVRKWFTSAEPTRAAPIVDTDFHDSVRVMISDTDLPDIRRGAHALAVLDGLATQPRLARLLGIDTATAGRILGSLNDLGMLVGGCLRPEMRRALLQDESFTARGELHSRAAHVLFEDSLPLAQVVEQLTAAGRIAAPWDLPLVLGLVNRALKGGDTDMASRLLKLAKVSAVGPDERCAVEMLLLRTTWLTDPGLVGSLLPTLCRAARRGVLNATDLAFLVRVALWHGCAEFAAELMPLMREKSPQSPHPVEVGLAEALYSLWNGMPIDWETVELCSSSAADEPYGPGADVHSLLLGLRKIHDSMNGGNRAQVTFWAEQVLQGIRVQSSAVETLLFACSALDHMGSLPAARPWFTQLSEALEAYPSPLWKALVAVVQAKISFELGDLGSAHRLLETALAHKPWHEWGSKVVVIASLLVETLTEMGRPQEAAEVLDRPVPVAVYQRWDGLQYVNARGRYHLATGRLHAALADFETCRDMSAALRGEAPTIADRTDLMVAWRCGMAETYLALGDVARAREILQQQLKRLPSEEKPVHGITLRLIARTTRDEGRRLSLLKSSADVLERYGSRLQLAYTLTELAAAYRETSRLNLARTTSKRAQRMAEQCEARRLLDLVTADAQGAGRDKQPVDQHPELAELSSAERRVAVLAICGHTNREISGKLFITASTVEQHLTRIYRKLGVRHREDLLDKFSTVFMSRERSG from the coding sequence ATGCGGCAGATCCTGGACCAGCTGGACGCGGCCGACGGGGGCGGCGACCTCGACGACACCGCCGACTCGTCCTCGGCCATCGCCGAACTCGGCCACGACTCGTCCGACCTGGCCAACGAACGTGTGTACGACCGCCTCCTGCGGGCCACCGCGAAACGGCCGCTGCTGATCGCCGTCGACGACATCAACTATGTCGACAGCCCCTCCCGACGGTTTCTGCGCTTCCTGGCCCGGCGGCTGAAGGGGACGTGCATCCGGCTGGCCATGGCCGAGCGAACGGGACACGCCGTCTCCTACTGCGACGACCTGCGAACCGACGTCCTGCGGCTGCCGTACACCAGCGTGGTCCGGCTGTGGCTGCTGGGACGCAAGCAGATCGCCCGGCGCATCACGGAGCACCTGCCGCAGCTCCCCGCTTCGCTCCCGGCTCCCGCGACCAAACAGCTGGCCGGCGACATCCACGACCTGACCGGCGGCAACCCGCTGCTCGTGGACCTGCTGGTGCGCAAGTGGTTCACGTCGGCCGAGCCGACCAGGGCGGCGCCGATCGTCGACACGGACTTCCACGACAGCGTCCGGGTGATGATCAGTGACACGGACCTGCCCGACATCCGCCGCGGCGCCCACGCGTTGGCCGTGCTCGACGGCCTCGCGACCCAGCCGCGGCTGGCCCGGCTGCTCGGGATCGACACCGCCACGGCCGGCCGGATCCTCGGCTCGCTCAACGACCTCGGCATGCTGGTCGGCGGCTGTCTGCGGCCGGAAATGCGCCGTGCGCTGCTTCAGGACGAGAGTTTCACCGCGCGGGGCGAGCTGCATTCGCGGGCGGCCCACGTGCTGTTCGAGGACAGCCTGCCCCTGGCGCAGGTCGTCGAGCAGCTCACCGCGGCGGGCAGGATTGCCGCACCGTGGGATCTGCCCCTCGTCCTCGGCCTGGTCAACCGGGCGCTGAAGGGCGGCGACACGGACATGGCCAGCCGGCTGCTCAAACTGGCCAAGGTCTCGGCCGTCGGTCCCGATGAGCGCTGCGCCGTGGAGATGCTGCTGCTGCGCACCACCTGGCTGACCGACCCCGGGCTGGTCGGCTCCCTGCTGCCGACGCTCTGCCGCGCCGCCCGCCGCGGCGTGTTGAACGCGACCGACCTGGCGTTTCTGGTTCGAGTGGCGCTGTGGCACGGCTGCGCGGAGTTCGCCGCGGAGTTGATGCCCCTCATGCGGGAGAAATCGCCGCAGTCACCGCATCCGGTCGAGGTCGGTCTGGCCGAGGCGCTCTACAGCCTGTGGAACGGCATGCCGATCGACTGGGAGACGGTGGAACTGTGCTCGTCGAGTGCGGCCGACGAGCCTTACGGACCGGGAGCCGACGTCCACTCGCTCCTCCTCGGCCTGCGCAAGATCCATGACTCGATGAACGGGGGCAACCGGGCCCAGGTGACCTTCTGGGCCGAGCAGGTGCTCCAGGGCATCCGTGTGCAGTCCTCGGCCGTGGAAACCCTGCTGTTCGCGTGCAGCGCGCTGGACCACATGGGCTCGCTGCCCGCCGCGCGGCCGTGGTTCACCCAGCTGTCCGAGGCGCTCGAGGCGTATCCGTCCCCGCTGTGGAAGGCCCTGGTGGCCGTCGTCCAGGCGAAGATCTCGTTCGAGCTCGGCGACCTCGGTTCCGCGCACCGGCTGCTCGAGACGGCCCTCGCGCACAAGCCGTGGCACGAATGGGGTTCGAAGGTCGTCGTCATCGCCTCACTGCTGGTCGAGACCCTGACCGAGATGGGCCGGCCGCAGGAGGCCGCCGAGGTGCTCGACCGTCCCGTTCCCGTCGCGGTGTACCAGCGATGGGACGGCCTGCAGTACGTGAACGCCCGCGGCCGGTACCACCTGGCGACCGGTCGGCTGCACGCGGCGCTGGCCGACTTCGAGACCTGCCGGGACATGAGCGCCGCCCTCCGCGGCGAGGCGCCCACGATCGCCGACCGGACCGACCTGATGGTGGCCTGGCGCTGCGGGATGGCGGAGACCTATCTGGCTCTCGGCGACGTGGCCCGCGCCCGGGAGATCCTCCAGCAACAGCTGAAACGGCTCCCCAGCGAGGAAAAGCCCGTCCACGGGATCACACTGCGCCTCATCGCCAGGACCACGAGGGACGAAGGCCGGCGGCTGTCCCTGCTGAAGTCCTCCGCGGACGTGTTGGAACGCTACGGAAGCCGGTTGCAGCTCGCGTACACGCTCACCGAGCTGGCGGCCGCCTACCGGGAGACCTCGCGGCTGAACCTGGCGCGGACCACGTCGAAGCGGGCGCAGCGGATGGCCGAGCAGTGCGAGGCGCGTCGGCTGCTCGATCTCGTCACCGCGGACGCGCAGGGGGCCGGGCGGGACAAACAACCGGTCGACCAGCACCCGGAACTGGCCGAGCTGAGCTCCGCCGAACGGCGCGTGGCGGTGCTGGCGATCTGTGGCCACACCAACCGGGAGATCTCCGGCAAGCTGTTCATCACCGCCAGCACCGTCGAGCAGCACCTGACCCGGATCTACCGCAAACTCGGCGTACGGCACCGCGAGGACCTGCTGGACAAGTTCTCGACCGTGTTCATGAGCCGTGAACGGAGCGGCTGA
- a CDS encoding FAD-dependent oxidoreductase — MARPFLADPEIVAKSAAGRPDQVTLCIACNEACIDRSFGAEPVSCLVNPRAGHEVEFPSSRRGGRSGRYVVIGAGIAGLEAARTVAGLGHQVEVYEAAAQPGGQFRLAAQVPGKADFAETIGHHVQELLDAGMPVHLGRRIGVEDIPELRSFDGVVLATGVVPARLSLPGVELPHVRDYAEAFADPEALDGRVVIIGGGGIAVDLAHTLTADPKAKATPEEFLARYVEGDSIPRHGAESSARREVTLLRRGRRIGEGIGPSTRWVVMQHLRSASVRMLTGITYREITPAGVVVTDAEGTDRSIAADHVVLAVGQLPVQDLVAPLSEAGIPVVTAGGAVGSDGLNAVRATAEGLRAAHRVVGLSRSVHGS; from the coding sequence ATGGCCCGGCCGTTCCTGGCCGACCCGGAGATCGTCGCCAAGTCGGCCGCCGGCCGCCCCGACCAGGTCACCCTGTGCATCGCCTGCAACGAGGCGTGCATCGACCGCTCCTTCGGCGCGGAACCGGTGTCGTGCCTCGTCAATCCCCGGGCCGGGCACGAAGTCGAGTTTCCCTCATCTCGTCGCGGTGGCCGGTCCGGCCGCTACGTCGTGATCGGCGCCGGCATCGCCGGCCTTGAGGCCGCCCGCACGGTGGCCGGCCTCGGCCACCAGGTCGAGGTGTACGAAGCGGCGGCCCAGCCCGGCGGTCAGTTCCGCCTGGCCGCCCAGGTGCCGGGAAAGGCGGACTTCGCCGAGACCATCGGCCACCACGTACAGGAATTGCTCGACGCCGGCATGCCCGTGCACCTGGGCCGTCGCATCGGCGTCGAGGACATCCCGGAGCTGCGGTCGTTCGACGGCGTCGTGTTGGCCACCGGCGTCGTCCCCGCCCGGCTATCCCTGCCCGGCGTGGAGCTTCCCCATGTGCGGGACTACGCCGAGGCTTTCGCCGATCCCGAAGCGCTCGACGGGCGGGTGGTCATCATCGGCGGCGGTGGCATCGCCGTCGATCTGGCCCACACCTTGACCGCCGACCCGAAGGCCAAAGCCACGCCGGAGGAGTTCCTCGCCCGGTACGTCGAGGGCGACAGCATCCCGCGGCACGGCGCGGAGTCGTCCGCGCGGCGTGAGGTCACGCTGCTGCGGCGCGGTCGCCGGATCGGCGAGGGCATCGGCCCCAGCACCCGCTGGGTCGTCATGCAGCACTTGAGGTCCGCCAGCGTGCGGATGCTCACCGGTATCACCTACCGGGAGATCACCCCCGCCGGCGTCGTCGTCACCGACGCGGAGGGCACCGACCGCTCCATCGCCGCCGACCACGTCGTCCTCGCCGTCGGCCAGCTCCCCGTGCAGGATCTCGTCGCGCCGTTGAGCGAGGCCGGTATCCCGGTCGTCACCGCCGGCGGCGCCGTCGGTTCCGACGGCCTCAACGCCGTCCGCGCCACTGCGGAGGGCCTGCGTGCGGCACATCGAGTGGTCGGTCTCAGCCGCTCCGTTCACGGCTCATGA
- a CDS encoding SDR family oxidoreductase has translation MSDKQSDDATISLITGASRGIGRALALTLARQGGTVVVNYKKNADLAEKTVADVEEAGGRGIAVQADVETADGVTALFDEVDRRYGRLDHFVSNAAASAFKNILDLRQHHLDRAYAMNLRPFVLGAQQAVRLMDNGGRIVALSSYGSIRAFPTYAALGAMKAAIEAWVRYMAVEFAPYGINVNAVNGGLIDSDSLTYFYGVDGMPEMDSVLARVPSGRPGTVQEMADTVAFLLGDGAGYLTGQSLVVDGGLSVVAPPFFADAGEALRLPPRPTRDS, from the coding sequence ATGAGCGACAAGCAGTCAGACGACGCCACGATCTCCCTGATCACCGGCGCCTCGCGCGGCATCGGACGGGCCCTCGCGCTGACGCTGGCCCGCCAGGGCGGCACCGTGGTCGTCAACTACAAGAAGAACGCCGACCTGGCCGAGAAAACCGTTGCCGACGTCGAGGAAGCGGGCGGGCGGGGCATCGCGGTCCAGGCCGACGTCGAGACGGCCGACGGTGTGACGGCCCTGTTCGACGAGGTCGACAGGCGCTACGGACGGCTGGACCACTTCGTCTCCAACGCCGCCGCCAGCGCGTTCAAGAACATCCTCGACCTCCGCCAGCACCACCTGGACCGTGCCTATGCCATGAACCTGCGGCCCTTCGTGCTCGGCGCCCAGCAGGCCGTCCGGCTGATGGACAACGGCGGCCGCATCGTCGCGTTGTCGTCCTACGGATCGATCCGCGCCTTCCCGACCTACGCCGCGCTCGGCGCGATGAAGGCGGCGATCGAGGCGTGGGTGCGGTACATGGCGGTCGAGTTCGCGCCGTACGGGATCAACGTCAACGCGGTGAACGGCGGCCTGATCGACTCCGACTCGCTGACCTACTTCTACGGCGTCGACGGCATGCCCGAGATGGACAGCGTCCTGGCTCGCGTCCCCTCCGGGCGACCCGGAACCGTGCAGGAGATGGCCGACACGGTCGCCTTTCTGCTCGGCGACGGCGCCGGCTACCTCACCGGCCAGAGCCTGGTCGTCGACGGCGGCCTGAGCGTGGTCGCGCCGCCGTTCTTCGCCGACGCCGGCGAAGCGCTGCGGCTGCCGCCCCGCCCGACCCGTGATTCCTGA
- a CDS encoding acyl-CoA dehydrogenase family protein produces the protein MMDGQQFDKLRDAVEQWVRGPGERWAERIEETGEVPEAVWTELNELGFLRLAAPLEYGGQGIGFTQWMELMEIFSRSHGSLRMIVHVVNGIWRSMDGHASAEQRKRFVVPAVLGKIKIAFTLTEPGNGTGADITTSVVREGDTYYLSGHKHLITFGMRCDYYLLAARVAGSTGHDGTVALLVPRNAPGVRAEDASNTMGVTGTDHASIVFDRTPVPVDHRLGEEGQGLAVFLGGFLTPSRISVAMSCVGLARRAQQLAVDYARSRVTFGKTLTERQAIQFMLAENAADIEAARQLVLHAARRFEEGAEDASMQSSMAKMHAVTMLTTVTDKALQIHGGLGYWKSQKIERVYRDARAQRFEEGTNEVQKAVVFRELLRQAGTTGAAR, from the coding sequence ATGATGGACGGGCAGCAGTTCGACAAGCTCCGCGACGCCGTCGAGCAGTGGGTGCGGGGTCCGGGCGAGCGCTGGGCCGAGCGGATCGAGGAGACCGGTGAGGTGCCGGAGGCGGTGTGGACCGAGCTCAACGAGCTCGGGTTCCTGCGGCTGGCCGCCCCGCTGGAGTACGGCGGCCAGGGCATCGGGTTCACGCAGTGGATGGAGCTGATGGAGATCTTCTCCCGCTCCCACGGCTCCCTGCGCATGATCGTCCATGTCGTCAACGGCATCTGGCGGTCGATGGACGGCCACGCCTCCGCCGAGCAGCGCAAGCGCTTCGTCGTGCCGGCCGTGCTCGGCAAGATCAAGATCGCTTTCACGCTGACCGAGCCGGGCAACGGAACCGGCGCCGACATCACGACCTCGGTGGTGCGGGAGGGCGACACCTACTACCTGTCCGGCCACAAGCACCTGATCACGTTCGGGATGCGCTGCGACTACTACCTGCTGGCGGCGCGGGTCGCCGGCAGCACGGGCCACGACGGCACGGTCGCCCTGCTGGTGCCGCGGAACGCGCCCGGCGTACGGGCCGAGGATGCCTCCAACACCATGGGCGTCACCGGCACCGACCACGCCTCGATCGTCTTCGACCGCACCCCGGTTCCCGTGGACCACCGGCTCGGCGAGGAAGGGCAGGGGCTGGCGGTGTTCCTCGGCGGATTCCTTACGCCGTCGCGGATTTCCGTCGCGATGAGCTGCGTCGGCCTCGCCCGGCGGGCCCAGCAGCTCGCCGTCGACTACGCCCGCTCCCGGGTGACCTTCGGCAAGACTTTGACCGAGCGCCAGGCCATCCAGTTCATGCTGGCCGAGAACGCGGCCGACATCGAGGCGGCCCGCCAGCTCGTGCTGCACGCCGCGCGCCGCTTCGAGGAGGGGGCAGAGGACGCGTCCATGCAGTCCTCGATGGCCAAGATGCACGCGGTGACGATGCTGACCACCGTCACCGACAAGGCGTTGCAGATCCACGGCGGACTCGGCTACTGGAAGTCCCAGAAGATCGAGCGCGTCTACCGTGACGCCCGCGCGCAGCGCTTCGAGGAAGGCACCAACGAGGTGCAGAAAGCCGTGGTCTTCCGCGAACTCCTGCGGCAGGCCGGAACCACTGGAGCCGCGCGATGA